The following are encoded in a window of Ricinus communis isolate WT05 ecotype wild-type chromosome 4, ASM1957865v1, whole genome shotgun sequence genomic DNA:
- the LOC8288995 gene encoding GDSL esterase/lipase At5g62930, with translation MLKDLPYREKRMRPQIVLFGDSITEQSFKSGGWGASLADTYSRKADVLVRGYGGYNTRWALFLLHHLFPLGLAKPLAAVTVFFGANDAALKGRTSDRQHVPVEEYKENLRKIVQHVKECSPTVLVVLITPPPIDEEGRFAFARSSYGEKAMELPERTNEMAGVYARQCVELAKELGIYSIDIWSKMQEKEGWQKKFLSDGLHLTPEGNAVVSREVIRVFSEAWLSAAEMPFDFPHHSEIDGKNPGKAFQQRCL, from the exons ATGCTAAAAGATTTACCTTacagagaaaaaagaatgagGCCACAAATAGTGTTATTTGGAGATTCAATTACAGAGCAATCTTTTAAATCAGGTGGCTGGGGTGCTTCTCTTGCTGACACTTATTCCCGCAAG GCTGATGTGTTAGTTCGTGGCTATGGTGGTTACAACACTAGATGGGCTCTATTCTTGTTGCATCACCTTTTCCCTCTT GGATTGGCTAAACCTCTAGCTGCTGTCACTGTATTCTTTGGGGCTAATGATGCTGCTCTTAAAGGGAGAACTAGTGACAGGCAACATGTCCCTGTTGAGGAATACAAGGAGAATTTAAGGAAAATTGTGCAGCATGTGAAG GAGTGCTCGCCTACTGTATTAGTTGTGCTTATTACTCCACCTCCAATTGATGAAGAAGGGCGTTTTGCGTTTGCCAG ATCTTCATATGGCGAAAAAGCTATGGAACTGCCAGAAAGGACAAACGAAATGGCAGGAGTTTATGCAAGGCAATGTGTTGAGTTAGCAAAGGAACTAGGTATTTACTCCATTGATATATGGTCCAAGATGCAGGAAAAGGAGGGCTGGCAGAAAAAATTTCTGAG TGATGGATTGCACCTGACACCAGAAGGTAATGCAGTGGTAAGTCGAGAAGTTATCCGAGTATTCAGTGAAGCATGGCTCTCTGCTGCAGAAATGCCATTTGATTTTCCGCACCACTCAGAAATTGATGGAAAGAACCCTGGAAAAGCTTTCCAACAGCGATGCCTATAG